The following are encoded in a window of Torulaspora globosa chromosome 4, complete sequence genomic DNA:
- the OCH1 gene encoding initiation-specific alpha-1,6-mannosyltransferase (ancestral locus Anc_4.74), with protein MFRSRGQGKMAKGPFLFDRRAKQVIGFVAILYTLLIIHFSNSKYGKFFNNGSKVLLPTTSHLHGINLKKFSASNGPLLNLREQLSHAFPYDPKSAIPRRIWQTWKVGAESVKFPSAFRSYQKDWTERADSDSFEYSLVPDDHIIPLLENLYGEVPLVVKAFKEMPVNILKADFLRYLLLYARGGIYSDMDTVPLKPLGAWPSLDREKFNELKRENNPIPYKNYDPKRGQLQAVDDNGGYDEPGFVIGIEADPDRHDWDDWYARRIQFCQWTIQSKPGHPVLRELILNITATTLNSVSTTKSQTQALIDLSHAKDYNVNYRDRRGLNETYPHEVAKKSSNVDGTDIMNWTGPGLFSDITLEYMNNLIKENPDALLLNGNLEASSNEPLDTKSTRKFYKKISTSLQSNNVVPWEFFSLMTKPVVVDDILVLPITSFSPDVEQMEAKSSSDEMAFVKHMFKGSWKMEADSNAGH; from the coding sequence ATGTTCAGGTCTCGCGGACAGGGCAAGATGGCAAAAGGGCCATTTTTGTTCGACAGAAGAGCCAAGCAGGTAATTGGATTTGTTGCAATTTTGTACACCCTTTTGATTATTCATTTTAGCAATTCAAAGTATGggaaatttttcaataatGGGAGTAAGGTGCTGCTTCCAACGACCTCTCATCTTCATGGGATcaatctgaaaaaattcTCCGCAAGTAATGGTCCCCTGTTGAATCTGCGGGAGCAGTTGTCGCATGCGTTTCCGTACGATCCAAAATCCGCGATCCCGAGGCGAATATGGCAGACGTGGAAGGTTGGAGCAGAGTCGGTAAAGTTCCCTTCGGCGTTCAGGTCGTACCAGAAGGATTGGACCGAAAGAGCGGATTCTGACTCGTTCGAGTACTCCTTGGTACCAGATGACCACATAATACCGTTGCTAGAGAACCTGTATGGGGAAGTACCGTTGGTGGTAAAAGCGTTCAAGGAAATGCCAGTTAACATCTTGAAGGCGGATTTTCTAAGATACTTATTGCTGTACGCTAGAGGGGGTATTTATTCCGACATGGACACGGTGCCCTTGAAGCCACTGGGGGCATGGCCTTCCTTGGACAGGGAGAAATTCAACGAGTTGAAACGTGAGAATAATCCAATTCCATACAAGAATTATGATCCCAAGAGGGGGCAGCTGCAAGCCGTAGATGACAACGGTGGTTACGACGAACCGGGATTCGTCATTGGCATTGAAGCGGACCCCGATAGACATGATTGGGATGATTGGTACGCTCGCAGAATTCAGTTTTGCCAGTGGACTATTCAGTCGAAACCTGGCCATCCAGTGCTGCGAGAGCTAATCTTGAATATAACGGCAACGACTCTGAATAGTGTCTCGACGACCAAATCTCAAACACAGGCCTTGATCGACCTCAGCCATGCCAAGGACTACAACGTTAATTACAGGGATAGGAGGGGCCTGAATGAGACCTATCCTCACGAAGtggcaaagaagagctcgaaCGTGGATGGTACCGATATCATGAACTGGACTGGACCGGGTCTTTTCTCGGACATAACTCTGGAATACATGAacaatctgatcaaagagaaCCCGGACGCTCTGCTACTAAATGGCAACCTagaagcttcttcaaatgagCCGCTGGATACCAAAAGCACTAGGAAATTTTATAAGAAGATTTCAACCTCCTTGCAATCTAACAATGTCGTGCCATGGGAATTCTTCTCGCTGATGACAAAGCCGGTGGTTGTTGACGACATTTTAGTGTTGCCCATCACTAGTTTTTCGCCAGATGTCGAACAGATGGAGGCTAAATCGAGTTCCGATGAGATGGCTTTCGTGAAACATATGTTCAAGgggagctggaaaatggAAGCCGATAGTAATGCTGGTCATTAG
- the RSR1 gene encoding Ras family GTPase RSR1 (ancestral locus Anc_4.73), which translates to MRDYKLVVLGAGGVGKSCLTVQFVQGVYLDTYDPTIEDSYRKTIEIDNKMISLEILDTAGVAQFTAMRELYIKSGMGFLLVYSVTDRQSLQELMDLREQVLRIKDMDRVPMVLVGNKADLTEERAISVEEGIEVSSNWGKVPFYETSALLRSNVDEVFIDLVRQIIRNELEAVSAPATPKAQTKSEAPVQDRSAGQSKNVPSAAKAKQQPAKAAATRSRNPPSTETKKKSKKRGPCRIL; encoded by the coding sequence ATGAGAGATTACAAGTTGGTTGTGTTGGGTGCCGGAGGTGTTGGTAAGTCATGTTTGACTGTACAGTTTGTTCAGGGTGTATACTTGGATACCTATGATCCAACGATCGAAGATTCTTATCGGAAGACcattgaaattgataaCAAGATGATTAGTCTGGAGATTTTGGATACTGCCGGTGTTGCCCAATTTACAGCGATGAGAGAGCTGTATATCAAATCAGGTATGGGATTTCTGCTCGTGTATTCCGTTACCGATCgtcaatctttgcaagagCTCATGGATCTCAGAGAACAGGTTTTAAGAATCAAGGACATGGACCGAGTTCCAATGGTGTTGGTCGGCAACAAAGCAGACTTGACAGAAGAGAGAGCTATCAGCGTTGAGGAGGGGATTGAAGTGAGTAGCAATTGGGGGAAAGTGCCTTTTTATGAAACCAGCGCTCTTCTACGGAGCAACGTTGATGAAGTGTTCATCGATCTGGTGAGACAGATTATCAGGAACGAATTAGAGGCCGTCAGCGCACCGGCAACCCCTAAGGCTCAAACTAAGAGCGAAGCACCTGTTCAAGACAGAAGCGCAGGTCAAAGCAAGAATGTTCCCAGTGCGGCGAAGGCCAAGCAACAGCCAGCAAAAGCCGCTGCgacaagaagcaggaatCCACCTTCTACTGagacgaagaaaaagtcaaagaagagggGACCGTGTAGGATTTTATAG
- a CDS encoding uncharacterized protein (ancestral locus Anc_4.72) produces the protein MSKVRSLALIQPLRLGSVLNGGFGAPAVRNYHFDLLNLKIGYTTTVENHPDSEKLYVSQIKLDQAGRVKQICSGIRDYVSRESLQGSLVVVVDNMKKCKLRGQISEGMIICGESASENLVSPFTLAKFDSSLIGKTVVLESASGPASEPTTRRIKSQEWEDISSRMKVGEGGRITYRDENTMAETYLSVYDTDGEPVPVIVKGLPAGSAVK, from the coding sequence ATGAGCAAGGTTCGTTCTTTAGCTTTGATCCAGCCATTGCGGTTGGGCTCAGTGCTCAATGGCGGGTTTGGTGCCCCTGCAGTCAGAAACTACCActttgatctgctcaatcTGAAGATAGGCTACACCACGACAGTGGAAAACCATCCTGATTCAGAGAAATTGTATGTTTCCCAAATCAAGCTGGACCAGGCTGGTAGAGTGAAGCAAATCTGCAGCGGCATCCGCGACTACGTATCTCGTGAGTCTTTGCAAGGAAGCCTAGTCGTGGTCGTCGATAATATGAAGAAATGCAAATTGCGTGGTCAAATCAGCGAAGGGATGATTATCTGTGGTGAGAGTGCCTCAGAGAATCTAGTGAGTCCATTCACACTTGCCAAGTTCGATTCTAGTCTCATCGGCAAAACAGTGGTTCTGGAATCCGCTAGCGGGCCAGCGAGCGAGCCAACCACCAGAAGGATCAAATCCCAGGAATGGGAAGATATATCCTCTAGGATGAAGGTGGGAGAGGGTGGGAGGATAACCTACCGGGACGAAAACACTATGGCGGAGACGTATTTATCTGTGTATGATACCGATGGCGAGCCGGTTCCGGTGATTGTTAAGGGTCTACCAGCTGGCAGTGCAGTTAAATAG
- a CDS encoding PITH domain-containing protein (ancestral locus Anc_4.71), translated as MSYSCEDEHHDHHGHGHNHTAPIPTNAEQSLYSFIDTAKIICLNAVAPTVPGQCESYRGFLKDQESRFNCGYYLQSDADCQMVVHIPFTGNCRLFSIILRTNANDAGAELSTPKSIKLFKNFNRNIDFDSLDSSKEDLKIEHPEDVGLKDCHETENDDESTFVEHHLPRRIFQNCSSLTLFFEDNWSGDQDELCRLYYLEVRGEFSGQKVLNNGVPMMNVYEAAPNPVDHKKLEAEQDELGMGM; from the coding sequence ATGTCGTATTCTTGCGAGGATGAGCACCACGACCATCATGGCCATGGACACAACCATACAGCACCGATTCCGACCAATGCTGAGCAGTCGCTCTATTCGTTCATCGATACGGCCAAAATCATCTGCCTCAATGCGGTGGCTCCGACGGTTCCCGGACAATGTGAGAGCTACAGGGggttcttgaaggaccAGGAATCGCGGTTCAACTGTGGTTACTACCTGCAAAGCGATGCGGACTGCCAGATGGTGGTGCATATACCTTTTACTGGGAACTGCAGATTATTCTCCATTATACTCAGGACCAACGCAAATGATGCAGGCGCTGAATTGAGCACGCCGAAAAGTAtcaaactgttcaagaacttcaatAGAAACATCGACTTTGACTCTTTGGATTCGTCGAAGGAAGACCTGAAGATTGAGCATCCGGAAGATGTAGGTCTCAAAGATTGTCACGAGACGGAGAACGACGACGAAAGCACTTTTGTTGAGCACCATTTGCCCCGTCGCATCTTCCAGAACTGCTCGTCGCTCACGCTGTTCTTCGAGGATAATTGGTCCGGAGACCAAGACGAGCTTTGTAGGCTCTACTATTTGGAAGTTAGAGGCGAGTTCTCGGGACAAAAGGTGCTGAACAACGGCGTCCCAATGATGAATGTATATGAGGCGGCTCCTAACCCAGTCGACCACAAAAAGTTGGAAGCGGAACAGGATGAGCTCGGAATGGGAATGTAA
- the HEM2 gene encoding porphobilinogen synthase HEM2 (ancestral locus Anc_4.70), with amino-acid sequence MHTAEFLDVDHTDISSVLAGGYNHPLLREWQNERQLAKNMLIFPLFISDDPDDCTAIESLPNIKRFGVNKLASYLRPLVAKGLRAVILFGVPLKEGVKDPIGTAADDPNGPVIQGIKLLRREFPNLYIMCDVCLCEYTSHGHCGVLYDDGTINRELSVSRIAAVAVNYAKAGAHSVAPSDMIDGRIKDIKRGLIKAGLAHKTFVMSYAAKFSGNLYGPFRDAACSAPSHGDRKCYQLPPGGRGLARRALKRDVAEGADGIIVKPSTFYLDIMCDASEICRDLPICAYHVSGEYAMLHAAADKGIVDLKTIAFESHQGFLRAGARLIITYLAPEFLDWLSE; translated from the coding sequence ATGCATACTGCTGAATTCCTCGACGTCGACCACACAGACATTTCTTCCGTTCTTGCCGGAGGCTACAACCATCCGCTTTTGAGAGAATGGCAGAACGAACGCCAGTTGGCCAAGAACATGTTGATATTTCCGCTATTCATCTCTGACGACCCTGATGACTGCACCGCGATTGAGTCGTTGCCCAATATCAAGAGATTCGGTGTGAACAAGCTCGCTTCGTACTTAAGGCCGTTGGTGGCTAAAGGTTTAAGAGCGGTGATCCTGTTTGGGGTTCCGCTGAAGGAAGGCGTCAAGGACCCGATCGGAACCGCTGCAGACGATCCCAACGGCCCGGTCATCCAGGGCATCAAGCTTCTAAGACGCGAGTTCCCGAACCTCTACATCATGTGTGACGTCTGCCTCTGCGAGTACACGTCTCACGGCCATTGCGGTGTGCTGTACGATGACGGGACCATCAATCGTGAGCTGAGCGTGTCGAGAATCGCCGCTGTGGCTGTCAACTACGCCAAGGCCGGCGCGCACTCCGTTGCACCCAGCGACATGATCGATGGCAGAATCAAAGACATCAAGAGAGGACTGATCAAGGCCGGACTCGCTCACAAGACCTTTGTCATGTCGTATGCCGCCAAATTCAGCGGCAACCTGTACGGGCCCTTCCGCGACGCGGCCTGTTCTGCACCATCGCACGGCGACCGCAAGTGCTATCAGCTGCCTCCCGGCGGCAGAGGCCTCGCCCGCCgggctttgaagagagaCGTCGCCGAGGGAGCCGACGGCATCATCGTCAAGCCCTCCACCTTCTACCTCGACATCATGTGCGACGCAAGCGAGATCTGCAGGGACTTGCCGATCTGCGCATACCACGTCTCGGGCGAGTACGCCATGCTACACGCTGCCGCCGACAAGGGCATCGTCGATCTCAAGACCATCGCCTTTGAGTCCCACCAAGGATTTTTAAGAGCCGGCGCAAGACTGATCATCACCTATTTGGCACCCGAGTTCCTCGACTGGCTAAGCGAGTAG
- the CYS4 gene encoding cystathionine beta-synthase CYS4 (ancestral locus Anc_4.69), protein MTVDTRTDVIDLVGNTPLVELKKLPKALGIKPRIFAKLELYNPGGSIKDRIAKSMIEYAEYAGEIHPDRTTLIEPTSGNTGIGLALIGAIKGYRTIITLPEKMSNEKVSVLKALGAEIIRTPTEAAWDSPESHIGVAQRLEKEIPGAVILDQYNNPRNPDAHYYGTGKEIQEQLKKLGKFDDLKAVVAGAGTGGTISGIAKWLKEQNEAIEIVGADPVGSILAQPQSLNDASAPSYKVEGIGYDFVPNVLDRSLVDIWYKTEDKPAFKYARQLISNEGVLVGGSSGSAFSALTKYVEDRPDLTEQDVIVLIFPDSIRSYLTKFVDDEWLKKNELWDDQVLARVSQASTVTKKDPFNGAIVKDLKLKPVVSVKESATVAEVIKLLKENAFDQLPVLSKDGKLTGLVTLSQLLRKVSNGTSLEDSIKGVYFDFKKLNNFDEVSSYNDNKSGKKKFIQFTDKSKLSDLNKFFEKNSSAVITDGLTPIHIVTKIDLLNYFA, encoded by the coding sequence ATGACTGTTGATACGAGAACTGATGTTATAGATCTGGTGGGAAACACTCCGCTGGTGGAACTTAAGAAATTGCCCAAGGCTTTGGGTATCAAGCCAAGGATTTTCGCCAAGTTGGAGCTGTACAACCCTGGTGGGTCGATCAAGGACAGAATCGCCAAGTCTATGATCGAATATGCTGAGTATGCGGGAGAAATCCATCCGGATAGAACTACGTTGATCGAACCAACTTCTGGTAACACTGGTATCGGCTTGGCGTTGATCGGAGCGATCAAGGGATACAGGACTATCATCACTTTGCCCGAGAAGATGTCGAATGAGAAGGTTTCTGTGTTGAAGGCTCTTGGAGCGGAAATCATCCGTACGCCAACGGAAGCCGCGTGGGACTCTCCAGAGTCTCACATTGGTGTGGCTCAAAGactggagaaggagattCCAGGCGCTGTTATTCTGGACCAGTACAACAACCCTAGAAACCCGGACGCTCACTACTACGGTACCGGTAAGGAGATCCAggagcagctgaagaagttggGAAAGTTTGATGACTTGAAGGCTGTTGTGGCAGGTGCTGGTACCGGTGGTACCATCTCTGGGATTGCCAAATGGCTGAAGGAGCAGAATGAGGCCATCGAGATTGTAGGCGCAGACCCAGTGGGTTCGATCTTGGCGCAGCCACAGTCTTTGAATGACGCCTCGGCTCCAAGTTACAAAGTGGAAGGTATCGGTTATGATTTTGTTCCAAACGTCCTGGACAGATCTCTGGTAGACATCTGGTACAAGACCGAGGATAAGCCAGCGTTTAAGTACGCTCGTCAGCTGATCTCGAACGAGGGTGTTCTGGTTGGTGGCTCGTCCGGTAGTGCGTTCAGCGCATTGACCAAGTACGTCGAGGATCGTCCAGACTTGACCGAGCAAGATGTGATCGTGCTTATCTTCCCGGACTCCATCAGATCGTACTTGACTAAGTTCGTCGACGACGAGtggctgaagaagaatgagTTGTGGGATGATCAGGTGCTTGCTCGTGTCAGCCAGGCTTCTACAGTGACTAAGAAGGATCCTTTCAACGGCGCCATTGTCAAGgacttgaagttgaaaccTGTCGTTTCGGTCAAAGAGAGCGCAACTGTCGCAGAAGTTATcaagcttttgaaagagaacgCGTTCGATCAATTGCCTGTTCTCTCCAAAGATGGCAAACTAACCGGGCTTGTCACGCTGTCCCAGTTGCTGAGAAAGGTCTCCAACGGTACTTCCCTCGAAGACAGCATCAAAGGCGTATACTTCGAtttcaaaaaattgaacaatTTCGATGAGGTGTCCTCCTACAACGACAACAAAtctggaaagaagaagtttatccAATTCACTGACAAGTCCAAATTATCGGACCTGaacaaattcttcgaaaagaATTCTTCTGCGGTTATCACTGATGGTCTGACGCCAATTCACATTGTTACCAAGATTGATTTGCTGAATTACTTCGCTTAA
- the DPC13 gene encoding Dpc13p (ancestral locus Anc_4.68), translating to MAMIRSRLAIGLVNTPRVGLRPTGTVLSSSIRTYAQSWDGRKPNEKIEAHMKVQKLMDDIHAHPKVMEKLNVVSEIMISKGLASENSAKPLGPWQMIKILMDKDLKVAMNDFKTELESAGIDLGPDQLGPLMTVLGIEKKRDE from the coding sequence ATGGCAATGATACGGTCAAGGTTAGCTATCGGATTGGTTAACACTCCTAGAGTTGGTCTGAGACCTACAGGGACGGTGTTGAGTTCTTCGATTAGGACTTACGCTCAATCATGGGACGGCAGAAAACCTAACGAAAAGATCGAAGCCCATATGAAGGTTCAGAAGCTGATGGACGACATCCATGCACATCCCAAAGTTATGGAGAAATTGAACGTTGTCAGCGAGATTATGATTTCGAAAGGTTTAGCTAGCGAAAACTCCGCCAAGCCTCTAGGGCCTTGGCAGATGATCAAGATTTTGATGGACAAAGACTTAAAGGTTGCCATGAACGACTTCAAGACTGAGCTCGAAAGCGCAGGCATTGATCTCGGTCCTGATCAGCTGGGACCGTTGATGACAGTGCTGGGAATCGAGAAAAAGAGGGACGAGTGA
- the DST1 gene encoding transcription elongation factor DST1 (ancestral locus Anc_4.67), translated as MLNFYNCVHIDRKLLAGIEACDCTSMDSKEVSVQVRNLEKSKTNDEVVLQILQTLDREVVPTEKLLRETKVGVEVNKFKKSANAEIAKLVKRMIASWKEAINKSKKARLLQQQASQQDQGSSKPPAESPDGTEAKRQDKFVSTKPRNSKNDGVNTTIYNHKLRDMVVKALYDALAKDSEHPPKSILQTVKSIEDEMNKLNNCDENEKAYKDKYRIIYSNIISRNNPDLKHKIAGGDITPFYLVHCDPKELAPEHLKKKLEEIAKQNLFNAQGATVQRSVTDRFTCGKCKEKKVSYYQLQTRSADEPLTTFCTCEVCGNRWKFS; from the coding sequence ATGCTCAACTTCTACAACTGTGTTCACATAGATAGAAAGCTTCTAGCGGGTATCGAGGCCTGTGATTGCACTAGCATGGATTCGAAGGAAGTCAGTGTCCAAGTGAGAAATCTCGAAAAGTCCAAGACAAACGATGAGGTAGTATTGCAGATTCTTCAGACGCTGGATCGTGAAGTGGTTCCCACCGAGAAGCTCCTCAGGGAGACCAAAGTGGGCGTGGAGGTCAACAAATTCAAGAAGTCAGCCAACGCGGAGATCGCCAAGTtggtgaagaggatgaTCGCTTCCTGGAAGGAAGCGATTAACAAGAGCAAAAAGGCGAGACTGCTGCAACAGCAGGCGTCCCAGCAAGACCAAGGCAGCTCAAAACCGCCGGCAGAGAGTCCAGACGGCACCGAGGCCAAGAGACAGGATAAGTTTGTTTCTACGAAGCCCAGAAATAGCAAAAACGATGGCGTGAATACGACCATCTACAACCACAAATTGCGTGACATGGTGGTCAAAGCCCTCTACGATGCGCTGGCAAAGGACAGCGAACATCCGCCAAAATCTATCTTGCAGACGGTAAAATCCATCGAAGACGAAATGAACAAGCTGAATAACTGCGACGAAAACGAAAAAGCATACAAGGACAAGTACCGTATCATCTACTCCAACATCATCTCCAGGAATAACCCGGACCTCAAGCACAAGATAGCCGGCGGCGACATAACGCCCTTCTATCTGGTCCACTGTGATCCGAAAGAGCTGGCTCCCGAGCAcctcaagaagaagctcgagGAGATCGCCAAGCAGAACCTTTTCAACGCCCAGGGCGCCACTGTGCAGAGATCCGTCACAGACAGGTTCACTTGCGGCAAGtgcaaagaaaagaaggtGTCCTACTACCAATTACAAACAAGATCTGCCGATGAGCCTCTCACAACTTTCTGCACCTGCGAGGTGTGCGGGAATCGGTGGAAATTCTCCTAG